The Yamadazyma tenuis chromosome 2, complete sequence sequence TGAACGACTTTTTTTGCAAAAGATTGGGGTTTTTGAGGTGTGGAGCCATCTTCTATTATGTTGAAGTAAATCTGGAGAGAAGATTTTGCACTATTtaaacttcaaagaataATGTCGCAATCTGATCCGCGCGGGTATTGCCAATTAGAGCAATGTCGGGATATTTTCGTATGAGAGATTATAGTAGCTCTTGCAGTAAAAGTGCCCATAAGGGGGCTAGCTACCATAACAGGTCCATTAGAGACTGTTAATATGTCTACAGGCTTCTACATTTGCAATAAGTCTCTGATCACGTGATACATATCTTTTTATCCGAAGCGAAGCGACAGTTTCTCAGTGCGAACTTTGTAACTTGATACAACCGGTAATATCTAAAAGTATGTCGGATGGAAAGCTATTTGTGAAGTCCAAGTCTTCGGAGATCAAGGCCGAGCTTGACCAAGCATACAAACGGGGAAAACCACATGCTAAGATCAAGttaatcttgaagaaagttACAGCCAACATAATCTTGAATAATAACGAGATCTCCAAGTTACTACCCGATATGATAAACCTTCTTCGctttgatgatttggagaTCAGACGCGTGTGTTTAGACTTTCTATGCTTCTACTCCCATTACGACCCCAAGACAGCCCTCAATGCGGTACCATTCTTAAAGCGATTTAGAGAAGACTCCGATTCAATTCTTAGAGCTTTAACCATCAAGACTCTCACATCTATTGAACTTCCAGAATTCACAGACCTTTCCTTTTCGGTGATCAAATTATACCTCAAAGACCCCAATGTCTATGTGAGAATTGCTGCTGCATATTCGACTGCCAGACTTTTTAAGTTTAGTACTTCCAGAGTAATCAACGAGAACTTGATCGATAGCCTCAATGATCTCCTatatgatgaagacgatacCGTCATATCAGTGGCCTTATCCGCCTTGGACTCAATAATAGAACATGATAAAACTTTGGACTTAAAGTTGACTGTTAATCCTAGCCATTCAatcaagcttttgaaaaCGTTGCATAGAACCACAGAATGGAGTCAAGTCTATATTTTGAATTCGTTGCTATCATTTGTTCCTCAACACACAAACACAGCATTGGACCTTATAGAGTTGGTGATTCCTTTTTTACAGCATGAAAATTCGTCCATCGTACTCAATGCTGTAAAAGTTATTGTGTATTTAAGCAATTATGTTAAAGATCCAGAGCTTATTCTCCCATCTTTACCTAAAAGACTAGGCTCTTCACTTGTTTCATTACTTTCGAAGCCTCCGGAGTTGCAGTTTTTGGTTCTAAGGAATATCATATTACTTCTTTTGGGAAGAAAGTACTTGGTACAGTTTGACGTTGAAATGCTCTTTTGCAAATATGATGATACCATATACGTGAAAGATACCAAGCTTGAGATTATCTACTTATTAGCCAATGAGCATAATTTCTCCACGGTAACAAGGGAATTGGAAGAGTATGCCACAGATGTAGATGTGGCAATGGCTAGAAAAGCTATTCGAGCATTCGGAAATTTGGCCATCAAAATTACTAGTGCTGCTTCGTTGTGTGTGGAAATTATTATTGACTTGATATCGAATAAAGTTTCCTATATAGTTCAAGAagcagtggtggtgataaaGAACATTGTTCGAAGATATCCAGGTGACTTCGACTATGCCATTACCGAGATGGCTAAATACTATAAGTTAATGGAGGAAAGTGATGCAAAAGCTGCTATGATTTGGATGTATGGCcagtatcatcatcttattgaagatattgaagagGGTTATACGACTTTGATCCAGTCGTATAAGGATGAAcctcttgaagttcaactcgCAACATTAACTGCTACCACAAAATTATATTTGCATTACCCAGAAAAGTTTGAACGTTCGGTATTAGCAGTGCTTAAGTGGGcaacagaagaagtcaaCAATCCTGACATCCGAGAAAGAGGATTCTTTTACTGGAGATTAATATCTTCTGAGTCTGGAAGTGATGTAAATGGTGGTTTCCAACTGGTGGCCAAGcaagttgttttcaatgaaaaTCCACGTATCGATTCAGAAAATGAAAATATCAATCCAGctgttttggaagaattaGAGTTGAATATTGGTACCTTAGCTTCTATTTATCTTAAGCCAATTGCTCTTGTTTTCAGGCTCTCAAAATCAAGGACTCTACCACATTCTCAAGCATTGCAACCAAGAAGgccttcaaaaaattcAGCAGACAATTCAGCCCGCTCTTCACGTGCCACTTCTACCGATAACTTGGCCCTTCCCGAAGAAGGAAAAATATATTCCTCTAGAAAGTTTAATGTTTCAGCTGATGCCATATCTCGGAAGAAGTCTATTATTAGACAAAGCTCTTTCGATTCCACTCCTTCAGGGCTCTCTGATGattcaaagaaaaatggATTAGCTAGACGATTAAGCAAAAGGGCCTCAATTCTAACAGGGAGGAGAAGTTCAAAGTAAAAAATAGTAGGTATATAATCTATGATTGTATGATAGCTATAACAAAACATCTGTTTATTCTTTTTTGATCGGTTTTAAGGGCTTGGTGGCTCGTTTTATCTCTACTATCTCCACATCTTTAGCCATCTTCACAACACTACTAGCTGGTTGAACAGTTTCAACCAGAATTTCTGGCATGTTTAGTTCGGGCCCATCTGGGACTTCTTGGACCAATTCACTCAACTCTCTACCTACCAAACTTCCTAATATGATATAAGCTGCTGGCTTAGACATCACAGTCATTCCTTCTTTGCAGAAGCTGGCAGTGACACATTTGGGGCACCCCCATTCACAGTCACAATCCTTGACTCTATCATAAGCTGCCAATAGAATCTCGTCGATGTACTCAAAAGCTTTGGCAGAaacaccagaaccagaaggACCTCCTTTTGAATCGTAGAATATCAACCTGGCAGGcctctttctctttgtttGCCTCCTAGCAAACTCTTTTTCCGGTGCCTTACATTCTGTCAACAACTCGGCTTCTCCAGCATTAGAAGTGAACCTCAGATTTGGATTGGTACTAGCGGATCCACTAATATAAAGAGGGAGAATATTCATGAGACAATGTTGAGCAGCGTGGATCCCACCCGCTGGTGATAGAGATTTCTCCACAATAGCATCGAGAACTGGCTTTGGTATATCCAACCAAAACCCTTTTGATTTGTACCTGACAGGAGGGTTTTTAACTTCAACTGCTTCTATTATTTCgtttttcttgttcactTTGAAAAACCCAAACACAATAGTTGTGATTTCTATAGTACCAAAATAGGCAGGAATGTCTGAAACTTCTCTCATAGGACTTTTGAGACATCTTATGTATTCGATTATATGTGGATCAACATCCGTAAAATCCCTTTGAGAGGTGACCCAGTCAACTGTTACTCTTTGTACTTTGGCATACTTCTTGTCAGAGTTGAAGTCTTTTACTAAATAGGGTAACCCTTGATGTAAGAAAATACCACCCTCATAGAGTGTAAACGAAGTCCtggattcttcaacttcttctaTGACTATGTTCCTTCCATTAGTTATATCCACCACGGCATAGGCGGGCAGTTCTACTGCTCTGATAGCTACCTTAGAAGCTGGCCATGGTAGATAGTCAGGACTAGTTCTGTACCTGTGAAGCTTATCTTGGTTTAACTTCTCTGCACAAGCAGTCCTAAAAATCTGCACCTTCTTGGGAGTACTTTCATAGTTGCAAAACCATTTTGCATCCTGATCGATATCGATCGGTAGTTCAAACGCTGCACATTGTAAATGATTCTCCATGATGAGCTTATGCATTCCTACTCCAATCAATGATTCAACACACAAGTCTTCATATGTGGATTTGTCTAGTAGTTCTTCAGGGTGCTTAACGTAATACAGGTCTACCGGTATTGCCCCAGCAACAAATATGGCCAAACTCCCTTTGGCATTTCTACCTCTTCCAGCTCTACCAAATTGCTGATGCATATTCAGTTTCAGCACCGGAAAAGAGCATGTTATGACCACATCGAGATCAGATAAATCAACACCTAACTCTAAAGCATTAGTAGCCACTAAAGCTCGTACTTCACCATTGAACATTTTCTGCTCAATATTTCGCCTGTCAGTCTTGGAGTATCCTCCTCTATAAGCCATTATATCACCTTCCTTGATTCCCAAGTCTGCATATTCAGATGTAATAAGTAGACTTCTAATCTGCTTCATGAGAAGTTCACAAACTTGTCGTATGGGACAGAAAACAATTACTTTGATAAATTTGGATCCTCCTAACAACAGAAGCAACACTCTAGCCAGCTCTGTGATGTTGTTTACTCTAGGCACCATGTGTGACTGGGGAGTTCCTAAAAGCCGATCTATTGATCCAGGATGAACTTCACCTCTTTTGTTCATTAGAGGAGGTGGATTCCatatcaaaaacttttttTCACAACAGGCACTTCCATCATTAGATATATGAACAACATTGTCTTCTGGTGAAATTGCACAAACAACTCGAAAATGTGATTCAGGGTTCAATACTGTTGCTGATGAAGAGATGAATTTCACCTGGTGTGATGATGAGGAGTGGCTTAGAACTCTTAGGAGACGAGCCATAACAAAACTTACATTTATTCCAAAGGTCCCTTTGTAAACATGGATCTCATCAACCACAATAAACTTAAGGGCATGTAAGAAGTACTGCCATCCCCCACTAGAGTCAGAGTAACTCATTCCTTCGTGGTTTGGTAGAATGGATGCATGTATTGTATCTGGATTTGTAAAGATTATATTTGCAAACCTCCTAATAGTTCCTTTAGTCTTTGTATCTGTATCTCCATCGTAGGTGTCTACACGGATACTGCCATTTTTCGGCATGGGTATGtgtttgatcaagtccTCAAGATGTTTTTTTTGGTCTTGGGCCAAAGCCTTGGTGGGAAATATGAATATTGCCGTGCTTGCCCTATGGTTCGTATTACCATTTTCCATGTCCCACAATATGCTGTTCAAAATTGGTATTTGGTATATCAAAGATTTCCCTGAACTTGTAGATGTGCTGGTAATGACATGAGTCTTGGTATAATCCAATATATGTTCCAAAGCCTCGGTCTGGTGGCTATAGAGCATGGTTTCCATATCAATTCCCTTATATTTTTTCACTCCATATGCTAAAGCCGGATGGATATCATACATTTCTAGGTCAAATGGTTTGAAGGTGGCTGGTCTAGCTTCTGTGAATGTAGCctcaaattcaatttgATCTTTGTAAATAGAGCTgtttttcaagatatcCACCATTCCTTGTGAATCGAGCAGTTCAGATACGCTCGTGTTCTCTAGCCGTTGtctcttcgtcatctttTGAACAGGGTCTTCTAAATCTGGTTCTGAAGGTACAAACAGGACCACGTCAGCATTAAGCTTGTCAAGGACGAGAAGCTCCTCTGTATTGgttccaacttcttgcaCGAAATGGCTTACGCCAGCTTGGAACTTGGCGTTTCTAGTATTTATTATTCCAGATAATTGGGGCTGGGTGAGTTTCTGAGTGATGAGATCTCTATGATTGAAAAAAGAATTAGATTCAGTGTTAGTTCTTTTCCACGGTGCCCGTCTGGAGTTTGAAAGAGCTCCTATATTATCGACTTTCATGTCATCGAATGTAAAAAGTAGTATTTGGCTGGACCCATTTTCATTTGCATTCTTAATATCCTCGTATAGCTTATCTATGGTATCTGGTTGTTTCATATTGTACCCCTGTTCTTTTGTATATCCGACTTTTTCATTTGCCAAAAGATCCTCTTTGTCCACATAGTCAAAAAACACGTCTCCCGGTGGTAAGAAGTATTTAATAGAAGCTAGATCAAATATTGTAAGGTCCGGTACAAGCTTCTGAAAATATTCATatgttggaattgttgaCCGGGAATGCGATAGTATAAACGTCAAGTTGGCATTTATCTGGGAGAATATCCTTCCTAACCTTTTCAAGGGGTCTGGCCATTTACTGAAAGGGATTTCCTGGTCACGTGTTTCCATCTGGCATTACTTGCTGTGAGGTTGTATTTGCAATTTTAAAATGATGCGAATCTCAGATCAGTAGCAGCAACCCAAGCAGTATCGATATAAATTGAGTTGTCATCAGCCATTTAAATTCTTAACCTTATAATTTCGTTTAACCTCAATAGTTATTTGAGTAAGAAGATATGTTTGATAATTTGAAGGTCAAGTCCAAAGGATCCAAAATTGAACCAGCTGATCCTCCGGTCAGCCCAGGTGCAAAACCAACTAAGAAACAGATTTACCAAGCCCGTCAAAACTACGGAGTTAATTTAGGTGCTTGCTTTGTATTGGAGAAGTGGATTTATCACGGGTTATTCATTGACGATACAGCTGTCGAATTGGAAGCTACTAAGAAGTCTGTGAAGAAGTTAGGTAAAGATGATACCagaaagaagtttgaagaCCATTGGAACAGCTTTATGAGTGATTCTGACTGGGATTGGTTGGAATCCCACCAAGTGACATCTGTCAGAATTCCTTTGGGATACTGGGAAGTTGATGGTGGAAAGTATACCAAAAATacaaagtttgaaaagtatgCCAAAGACGTCTATAAAAATGCCTGGTCAATATTCAAGGAAAAGTTCATCGAAAAGGCGGGCACCAAAGGAATTGctgttcttgttgatattcACGGACTACCAGGAGGTGCTAACGGAGATTCTCACAGTGGAGAAAAGGAAGGAGGTGATGCTGAATTTTGGAGTTCACAGGGTttgcaacttcaagtctgtGATATGCTCAAATTTATTGCTTctgatttgaaaaagtacGACAATATCGCCGGAATCCAAGTAGTTAATGAATCTGTGTTCAGCAATGATACAAAGAGACAACGTTACTACTACGGAGCTGCGATTAATCTGA is a genomic window containing:
- a CDS encoding uncharacterized protein (COG:U; EggNog:ENOG503NUMT), yielding MSDGKLFVKSKSSEIKAELDQAYKRGKPHAKIKLILKKVTANIILNNNEISKLLPDMINLLRFDDLEIRRVCLDFLCFYSHYDPKTALNAVPFLKRFREDSDSILRALTIKTLTSIELPEFTDLSFSVIKLYLKDPNVYVRIAAAYSTARLFKFSTSRVINENLIDSLNDLLYDEDDTVISVALSALDSIIEHDKTLDLKLTVNPSHSIKLLKTLHRTTEWSQVYILNSLLSFVPQHTNTALDLIELVIPFLQHENSSIVLNAVKVIVYLSNYVKDPELILPSLPKRLGSSLVSLLSKPPELQFLVLRNIILLLLGRKYLVQFDVEMLFCKYDDTIYVKDTKLEIIYLLANEHNFSTVTRELEEYATDVDVAMARKAIRAFGNLAIKITSAASLCVEIIIDLISNKVSYIVQEAVVVIKNIVRRYPGDFDYAITEMAKYYKLMEESDAKAAMIWMYGQYHHLIEDIEEGYTTLIQSYKDEPLEVQLATLTATTKLYLHYPEKFERSVLAVLKWATEEVNNPDIRERGFFYWRLISSESGSDVNGGFQSVAKQVVFNENPRIDSENENINPAVLEELELNIGTLASIYLKPIALVFRLSKSRTLPHSQALQPRRPSKNSADNSARSSRATSTDNLALPEEGKIYSSRKFNVSADAISRKKSIIRQSSFDSTPSGLSDDSKKNGLARRLSKRASILTGRRSSK
- the HRQ1 gene encoding ATP-dependent 3'-5' DNA helicase (BUSCO:EOG09260DXP; EggNog:ENOG503NUXJ; COG:A), coding for METRDQEIPFSKWPDPLKRLGRIFSQINANLTFILSHSRSTIPTYEYFQKLVPDLTIFDLASIKYFLPPGDVFFDYVDKEDLLANEKVGYTKEQGYNMKQPDTIDKLYEDIKNANENGSSQILLFTFDDMKVDNIGALSNSRRAPWKRTNTESNSFFNHRDLITQKLTQPQLSGIINTRNAKFQAGVSHFVQEVGTNTEELLVLDKLNADVVSFVPSEPDLEDPVQKMTKRQRLENTSVSESLDSQGMVDILKNSSIYKDQIEFEATFTEARPATFKPFDLEMYDIHPALAYGVKKYKGIDMETMLYSHQTEALEHILDYTKTHVITSTSTSSGKSLIYQIPILNSILWDMENGNTNHRASTAIFIFPTKALAQDQKKHLEDLIKHIPMPKNGSIRVDTYDGDTDTKTKGTIRRFANIIFTNPDTIHASILPNHEGMSYSDSSGGWQYFLHALKFIVVDEIHVYKGTFGINVSFVMARLLRVLSHSSSSHQVKFISSSATVLNPESHFRVVCAISPEDNVVHISNDGSACCEKKFLIWNPPPLMNKRGEVHPGSIDRLLGTPQSHMVPRVNNITESARVLLSLLGGSKFIKVIVFCPIRQVCELLMKQIRSLLITSEYADLGIKEGDIMAYRGGYSKTDRRNIEQKMFNGEVRALVATNALELGVDLSDLDVVITCSFPVSKSNMHQQFGRAGRGRNAKGSLAIFVAGAIPVDSYYVKHPEELLDKSTYEDLCVESLIGVGMHKLIMENHLQCAAFELPIDIDQDAKWFCNYESTPKKVQIFRTACAEKLNQDKLHRYRTSPDYLPWPASKVAIRAVESPAYAVVDITNGRNIVIEEVEESRTSFTLYEGGIFLHQGLPYLVKDFNSDKKYAKVQRVTVDWVTSQRDFTDVDPHIIEYIRCLKSPMREVSDIPAYFGTIEITTIVFGFFKVNKKNEIIEAVEVKNPPVRYKSKGFWLDIPKPVLDAIVEKSLSPAGGIHAAQHCLMNILPLYISGSASTNPNSRFTSNAGEAELLTECKAPEKEFARRQTKRKRPARLIFYDSKGGPSGSGVSAKAFEYIDEILLAAYDRVKDCDCEWGCPKCVTASFCKEGMTVMSKPAAYIILGSLVGRELSELVQEVPDGPELNMPEISVETVQPASSVVKMAKDVEIVEIKRATKPLKPIKKE